Within the Pseudarthrobacter sp. W1I19 genome, the region ACATTGCCGCCGGCGTGACGGACCTGTCCGGAGCGGTGGTGGTGCAGGAGATCCGCGAGCGGGATAACCGTGGGAGTGAAAGCGCTCCAGTTCTGGCGGCCCTGGCCGCCCTTGCGGTGGAGGTGCGGACGGCTGCCCTGGACAAGGGTGTGGAAGTCCTAGGCGGAGGACTGGCCGTTCCCGGGCTCGTGGATGCCGGCAGCGCCACTGTCCTCGCGGCCCCCAACCTCGGCTGGCTGGACGTCGAACTCGACCTTGACCGGCTGCTGCCGGGCCTGCCGTTGGGTGTAACCCTCTTTAATGAGGCCAACGCTGCTGCCCTTGCGGAACTGGCGCGCGGACCCGCCGGCAGGCACGACTTCCTGTACGTGTCCGGCGAGGTGGGTGTCGGTGGCGGACTGGTCATCAGGTCGGAGCTTTTTACCGGTCCGGAAGGTCATGCCGGGGAAGTGGGCCATGTTGTGGTGGACCCCGGGGGCAGCCGCTGCTCCTGTGGGGGCACGGGCTGCCTGGAGACCGTTGCGGGGCAGGACGCCATCTTCTCGGCTGCGGGTATCGCCGGCAAAGGGAAGTCGAGGTCGGAGAGCATGTCCGCCCTGGTGGCCGCGCTCGCGGAGGATCAGCCGGGCGCACTGCGGGCCGTTGAACGTGCCGGGACGTCACTGGGGGTGGCGGTGGCATCCACAGCCCGTGTGCTGAACATCGGGGCGGTGGTGCTCGGCGGGCACTTCGCTGTCCTGGAACGGTGGCTGCGCCCTTCCCTGGCCGCAAGCCTGGCACGGTACGCGCCCGGCAAGGTTTTTCCGGAACACATCACCATTGCAGCGGTGGAGGAGGGCGGAGCGCTGCTGGGTGCCGCCGGCAGTGTGGTCCGTTCCCTGGTAGAAGCGCCGCACCGACTGCAGTCGTAGAGCCCGCAACCCGCGGTTGCGCCATCATTTGGGGCTGCTGTGCCGCCGCTTGAAGATCTTGGCTTGTGTCCCTGGCCTTTAGACTTGGCGCCATGTCTGCTGATGACGAGAAGGATCCGCCTGTTCCCGCCGACGTTGAGGGCAAGATCCCGAGAAAGGTCCACGACGACCCAGGCGACGAAGATGAGGACGAACCTGCCACTCAACAGGATTGAGTCCGCCGCCGCATCCGGACATAATTCCGGCGGTACATGGTGAACCGGCTGGGCCGAATGCAAAACAAAGACGGCCCTGATCAGCTTTTAGGCTGGTCAGGGCCGCTCTTCTGTGTGCCCCAGGAGGGAATCGAACCCCCGACCGGCGGATTAGCGGATGTTGGTTATGGACATCTTTGTACGTTCATGATTGTCCGCATGATCTGGCGGTTTCGGGGGACTGCCGAGTGGCATTCTCAGGAACGTTCATGGTTGATAATTGTTGTTTCCGGTGGGTAAGCGGTGGGCGACCTACCATCACATGCACTGCTGAAGTGTCTTGATCCCAACATGTGCCTGATCCGCCGCCTATGATTGTTCTCGTGCCCAGGAGCATGAGGTGAGATCGTGACAGGGGGAAGCGTGGCGTGGGAAGCAGTGACTATCCGTCTATGGACGTAAAAAAGCTTCGGCGCCTCCTTGAGAAGCTTGGTTACTCCGCCACTGGTAACGGCAAGGGCAGCCATGAGACACTGGAACATGAAAAGTACCCGCCCCTGACGTTCTCCGGACATACGTCCAAGGAGATTTCCGGGGGACTGGTGAAGAAAATTCTGCGCAAAGATGTAGGGTTGAGCGACGAGCAGGCAAAGGAGGTTCTCCGTGGCAAATTCCGCCCAGATGATCATCACTAGGTGGGGCGAAGCACAATCTGTTTCTTTGTCGAGTCCTGACTTGCCCGGCATAGTGGCCGCCTTCGATCGGGATCCCAGCCCGTCTGAAATTATGCAAATAGCCATTGCGGCAGGTCTTTCAGAAGACGGTGAATTCCAGGTCCATATTGAGGAGACGCTCACCGTGGAGGACGTGCAGTACTTTGTCCGAGCGCGTCACGACTTCCGGGCTGATTCTCGCCTAGCAGTGGTTGACCGCGTCCTTCATGAAATCAGCACCAATAAAGAATTCCGAGATCATGCCACCAAGGACAACTTGGACGATGTGATCATCATCGCGGCCCTCCCCGCTGACACGATTGCCGCGACTATCCAGAGCGCTAGCCCCAGGCAGCCGGTAAACGTCGCGTCGGTCAGCCCGGTAACAGAACACCTTTCCTGCGTAGCTATCGTCCGAGATGCAGCGGAAGTATCAGGGCCTTCCCTTGATGAACTTGGGCTTGGCCCCGATTCCCCAGTTGAAAAGCTTTTGCAGATGGAGCACGAGATCCGTCTGTCCCACGATCATGAACTGATCCAATACTGCTAGTCACCACTGTTTCAGCTTTCCGGTCTAAACAGCTATTCACCTTTGTATTAGAGCCTGGTCAACCCAGCTCCTAGTGGTGACGATCTGCCCATGCTGGGGGTAGACGTGCCAGGTCATCCACTCCAGGCGGGCTGCTGTCGCTGCAGCAGTCATTGCCGTGAGGGCCAGGTCATCGCCCTTGAACGCCACTGCAAGGCCGTTGGGGTCGTCCTCGACGCGAGCCTTGAGGTCCTGCACGCCGGCCGCGAGCTCGTGCTTCTCATAGGTGTGGACGCTTGAGGCGAACGTGTAGCCGGGCCCGGCGATGGTCGCTGGCAGGTGGCCGGGGCGGCCGGGCAGGCAGGCAACTGTCTCGCTCCAGTCACCTACCCGCACCTGGTGCGACGCGCCCAAGACGTGGAGCTCCATGTCACCAACTTGAAGCGATGCCAGGGCCGGAATCTTGTCTAGCCCGAGCCTGTGCGTCAGGTCTGCGGCGGATGTATCTATGAAAGGCGCGTCAGTGGCGAACAAGATTCCTTACCGGCCAGCCACGCCAACTGCGGCAGCTATGAGGACGACTTCGCCCACGCGCTCGATCGGGAAGGTTATCTGGCCTACCAAGTGCCCTGCCTCCAGAAATATCCAGCCGTGCTTCCTAAGTAGCTCCATAAAGCGCCGTTCCGCATCGTTTTCCACCTTGAACCTGACGACTGCGTTTCGACGCTTGACGGCCTCAGCGCAGGACACGGCCCGTGGGTTCTGTAGTGCATCTTGCAGCACGGTCGGGATCTGGTGCGGCGCCAGCCGTTCAATGGCATCACGGAGGTCCTGGCACGATTCGGTTGTCCGGATGCCGTTTTCCGCCATGATGGACAGCGCTTTGTGCAGAGCCTTGTCGACGGATACCTCGTGGCCGTCCGCCGTGATCAGCATGGCCTGTTCATGGACAGTCCCGTGGTTCTCGCATACGGGGCAGGAGCAGGACGGGCCGATCCCGAAGTTCTGCAGCACGCTCGTCAAGGTCGCCAGGAGTGAGTCAGCGCCTCCCGCCCCCAGCCGCCACGCCTCGGACGTCACATCCACTCTTTCTGCGGGGTCCAGGACGTCGTCCAGGTCGGGGTTGGCCGGGACCGTCAGGGTAGGCCGCGCCTCGCCGCGAAGCCTCCTGATGGTGTACCGGAATGGGGCGAGTTGCAGGCCGGCAGGACGCGCCACAATGTACTCGCGCCAGGAGGGGTCCTCCATGGCGGTCTTCACCTCGTTGTGGATCATCGCTGTAATGCCGGCGCATTCCCGCGGCCTATCCAGGATTACCGGCTTCTGCAGGCCCATCTGCTCGCTGCGGGAGTCGTAGCCCGTGTTCTCTTCGCTGTCGAACATGTGGCATGGCAGCAGCCTGGATTCACGGGTGATGCCTGCCCATATGCGTTCGAAGTTGTCCTTGTCGTACCAGCCTTGCGGCGCTTCGGTGTCTGCGTTCGACTTCCGGAAGGGGCATTCCTTGCACGGTTGCTTAGCGGAGGGTGCGAGGTCTACACGTTGTGTGTTGGTCATGGCAACAGTCTGTTGCCTCGGCGAATTCCGCCCCTTCCTCGTTTCCGCGTCCGGAAATGACCGTAGGATGCAGGGATGTTCTGGGGACTTTCTGAAACTTGGTGGATGCAGTTATGGAGCGGCGTCGTGGGTGCTTCCATCGCGGCCGGCGTTAGCATCTATGTCGCCTTGATCGTCGTCCAGCGCACTAACGCTCACCAGTCTGTGCTGTCAGGCAGGGCTCTGGCGGAGCAGCGCAAACGCGACGCTGAGGCGCTGGAGGAGCAGCGGGCCAGAGATGCTACTGCTTTGGAAGTTCAGCGTGCCGCGCTGAAGGAACAACTGGACGAGCAGCGGGAAGAAACAGCAAGGCTCCGGATGATGGACATCCGCGCCGATGTTGTCGCGGATGCAAACCATATCCTCGACATGGCCTTGCAGAACATGGAAGCAGTGGAGCGGGCAATCCCGCCGCTTTCGCGATCGATCACGCGCTGGCGCATAGAGAGCACTGACAAGGATCTCGTAGATGAACTGATGAACTGGCCGCCGTTTGTAGGCTGGCTGGCACGAGACTACCGAACAAAGACGGACCGGAAAAGCGTGCCACTGACGGAGCAGAACGCTGCCTTCCATCGGCTAAACAACGCCGTAAGCCTCCTAGGTGTCGTGGGAATCCACACGCCGACTGAGGACAACCACCTGATTGCGGGGCTGGATGTGGTCCTGCGGAAGATGCGGGTTGCCATAAATAATGGCGGCACTGGTGATCCCATGCCGAGCTCTGGCGACGAGGACTAAATAGCCCGGGAGACGTCGAGCATCTTGACGATCTCAGGGACGGCAACGCCCTTGGCCGCACGACGGCGGTGTCTGTTTTGCGGGGGTGGCCGGCCGTGGCGGCTGTTCTGCGCGGCGACGGCCAGGCGGGCCTCACTGACCTCTACGAATCTGAGTGGACGGACGTAGAGGGTCAGTTGGCAACCCTCGGCTGCAGCGCCCGGTACCGGTCCACGTCCGCCCACGGGATGCGCAACGGGCTGTTGGTGCGGGCTCGGCCGGTTTTGTAGGCGTTCGGGAAGTCCCCGGATCTCGCCATAATTCGAACGGTTTCCGGGTGCAGGCTCAAGTACTCCGCTACCTGCTGCACTGTGGCATCTCCTACAGGCGTGGCTCGGCTATTAGTCATGGTCAGAACCTATGGCCAGAGACGGCGCCGGAGCACCA harbors:
- a CDS encoding type II toxin-antitoxin system HicA family toxin, which gives rise to MDVKKLRRLLEKLGYSATGNGKGSHETLEHEKYPPLTFSGHTSKEISGGLVKKILRKDVGLSDEQAKEVLRGKFRPDDHH
- a CDS encoding ROK family protein yields the protein MANTAPAPALSDAGSPGSMGDVRRSNLALVLGRVAQSPSGSHLTRAQIAASTGLTKASVSSIVLDLLETGILREIGLNPQGERGRPGVGLELNPARGVIGMEINVDYIAAGVTDLSGAVVVQEIRERDNRGSESAPVLAALAALAVEVRTAALDKGVEVLGGGLAVPGLVDAGSATVLAAPNLGWLDVELDLDRLLPGLPLGVTLFNEANAAALAELARGPAGRHDFLYVSGEVGVGGGLVIRSELFTGPEGHAGEVGHVVVDPGGSRCSCGGTGCLETVAGQDAIFSAAGIAGKGKSRSESMSALVAALAEDQPGALRAVERAGTSLGVAVASTARVLNIGAVVLGGHFAVLERWLRPSLAASLARYAPGKVFPEHITIAAVEEGGALLGAAGSVVRSLVEAPHRLQS
- a CDS encoding helix-turn-helix domain-containing protein produces the protein MTNSRATPVGDATVQQVAEYLSLHPETVRIMARSGDFPNAYKTGRARTNSPLRIPWADVDRYRALQPRVAN
- a CDS encoding DUF2617 family protein, producing the protein MFATDAPFIDTSAADLTHRLGLDKIPALASLQVGDMELHVLGASHQVRVGDWSETVACLPGRPGHLPATIAGPGYTFASSVHTYEKHELAAGVQDLKARVEDDPNGLAVAFKGDDLALTAMTAAATAARLEWMTWHVYPQHGQIVTTRSWVDQALIQR